The following are encoded in a window of Arctopsyche grandis isolate Sample6627 chromosome 2, ASM5162203v2, whole genome shotgun sequence genomic DNA:
- the Mcad gene encoding medium-chain acyl-CoA dehydrogenase isoform X1, giving the protein MSALSRVSRLLSKPLSAARNLSSKAEDAPQSGFWFEYNDDQKALQDLAKKFAREEIIPKAAEYDKTGAFPWDIVKKAWGLGLMNGHVPAHCGGLEMGVFDGCLVAEELAYGCTGIMTAMEGSGLGQTPVIIAGSKEQQKKYLGRLIEEPLLAAYCVTEPGAGSDVNGVKTRAEKKGDEWILNGQKMWITNGGVANWYFVLARTSSDPKAPASKAFTGFIVERDTPGLIPGRKELNMGQRASDTRGITFEDVRVPKENVLIGEGSGFKIAMGAFDKTRPPVASGATGLAQRALDEATKYALERKTFGVPIAAHQAVAFMLADMAIGVETARMSWQRAAWEVDQGRRNTLNASISKCYAADVANKAATDAVQIFGGNGFNSEYPVEKLMRDAKIYQIYEGTAQIQRLIISRELIERAKRQ; this is encoded by the exons ATGTCGGCTCTGTCAAGG GTATCTCGTCTCCTCAGCAAACCCCTGTCTGCAGCCAGGAATCTATCCTCCAAGGCCGAAGATGCACCCCAGAGCGGATTCTGGTTCG aatACAATGACGACCAGAAAGCGTTGCAAGACCTCGCTAAGAAGTTTGCCAGGGAGGAGATAATTCCTAAAGCAGCTGAATATGACAAAACCGGAGCGTTCCCTTGGGATATCGTCAAGAAGGCTTGGGGACTCGGGCTGATGAACGGTCATGTTCCGGCACATTGTG GTGGTTTAGAAATGGGTGTGTTTGATGGCTGTTTGGTCGCCGAAGAGCTGGCCTACGGGTGTACCGGAATCATGACTGCTATGGAAGGCAGCGGACTGGGC CAAACTCCCGTAATCATCGCCGGTAGTAAGgaacaacagaaaaaatatttaggaCGTCTGATCGAAGAGCCTTTACTCGCC GCTTACTGTGTCACCGAACCCGGTGCGGGATCTGACGTCAACGGCGTCAAAACTAGGGCCGAGAAAAAGGGAGACGAGTGGATtttaaatggtcaaaaaatgTGGATCACCAACGGCGGTGTCGCAAATTGGTATTTCGTGTTGGCACGCACATCCTCAGACCCCAAGGCACCTGCCAGCAAGGCTTTCACAGGTTTTATCGTCGAACGCGATACACCCGGATTGATCCCTGGCCGAAAG GAACTGAATATGGGTCAACGAGCTTCTGACACTCGTGGCATCACCTTCGAAGATGTACGTGTGCCAAAAGAAAATGTCTTGATTGGGGAAGGATCTGGGTTCAAAATTGCCATGGGTGCATTCGACAAGACTCGCCCACCT GTTGCATCCGGAGCCACCGGTTTGGCTCAACGCGCCTTGGACGAAGCTACCAAGTACGCTTTGGAGCGTAAGACCTTTGGAGTACCCATCGCTGCTCATCAAGCCGTCGCTTTCATGCTAGCTGATATGGCGATCGGAGTGGAGACAGCCCGTATGTCGTGGCAGCGTGCCGCTTGGGAGGTCGATCAAG GACGTAGAAACACCTTGAACGCGTCCATCTCCAAATGCTATGCAGCTGACGTAGCGAACAAAGCTGCCACCGATGCCGTCCAAATCTTCGGAGGCAATGGTTTCAATTCCGAGTATCCCGTCGAGAAGCTGATGCGGGACGCTAAAATTTACCAGATCTACGAAGGAACCGCCCAGATCCAGAGACTCATCATTTCCAGAGAACTCATTGAGAGGGCCAAACGGCAGTAA
- the Mcad gene encoding medium-chain acyl-CoA dehydrogenase isoform X2 — protein sequence MSALSRVSRLLSKPLSAARNLSSKAEDAPQSGFWFEYNDDQKALQDLAKKFAREEIIPKAAEYDKTGAFPWDIVKKAWGLGLMNGHVPAHCGGIDLGVMEDCMIVEELSYGCTGIAGAICSTGLGQTPVIIAGSKEQQKKYLGRLIEEPLLAAYCVTEPGAGSDVNGVKTRAEKKGDEWILNGQKMWITNGGVANWYFVLARTSSDPKAPASKAFTGFIVERDTPGLIPGRKELNMGQRASDTRGITFEDVRVPKENVLIGEGSGFKIAMGAFDKTRPPVASGATGLAQRALDEATKYALERKTFGVPIAAHQAVAFMLADMAIGVETARMSWQRAAWEVDQGRRNTLNASISKCYAADVANKAATDAVQIFGGNGFNSEYPVEKLMRDAKIYQIYEGTAQIQRLIISRELIERAKRQ from the exons ATGTCGGCTCTGTCAAGG GTATCTCGTCTCCTCAGCAAACCCCTGTCTGCAGCCAGGAATCTATCCTCCAAGGCCGAAGATGCACCCCAGAGCGGATTCTGGTTCG aatACAATGACGACCAGAAAGCGTTGCAAGACCTCGCTAAGAAGTTTGCCAGGGAGGAGATAATTCCTAAAGCAGCTGAATATGACAAAACCGGAGCGTTCCCTTGGGATATCGTCAAGAAGGCTTGGGGACTCGGGCTGATGAACGGTCATGTTCCGGCACATTGTG GTGGAATAGATTTGGGCGTTATGGAGGATTGCATGATTGTTGAAGAACTTTCGTACGGTTGCACTGGTATAGCTGGTGCTATTTGCAGTACCGGATTAGGC CAAACTCCCGTAATCATCGCCGGTAGTAAGgaacaacagaaaaaatatttaggaCGTCTGATCGAAGAGCCTTTACTCGCC GCTTACTGTGTCACCGAACCCGGTGCGGGATCTGACGTCAACGGCGTCAAAACTAGGGCCGAGAAAAAGGGAGACGAGTGGATtttaaatggtcaaaaaatgTGGATCACCAACGGCGGTGTCGCAAATTGGTATTTCGTGTTGGCACGCACATCCTCAGACCCCAAGGCACCTGCCAGCAAGGCTTTCACAGGTTTTATCGTCGAACGCGATACACCCGGATTGATCCCTGGCCGAAAG GAACTGAATATGGGTCAACGAGCTTCTGACACTCGTGGCATCACCTTCGAAGATGTACGTGTGCCAAAAGAAAATGTCTTGATTGGGGAAGGATCTGGGTTCAAAATTGCCATGGGTGCATTCGACAAGACTCGCCCACCT GTTGCATCCGGAGCCACCGGTTTGGCTCAACGCGCCTTGGACGAAGCTACCAAGTACGCTTTGGAGCGTAAGACCTTTGGAGTACCCATCGCTGCTCATCAAGCCGTCGCTTTCATGCTAGCTGATATGGCGATCGGAGTGGAGACAGCCCGTATGTCGTGGCAGCGTGCCGCTTGGGAGGTCGATCAAG GACGTAGAAACACCTTGAACGCGTCCATCTCCAAATGCTATGCAGCTGACGTAGCGAACAAAGCTGCCACCGATGCCGTCCAAATCTTCGGAGGCAATGGTTTCAATTCCGAGTATCCCGTCGAGAAGCTGATGCGGGACGCTAAAATTTACCAGATCTACGAAGGAACCGCCCAGATCCAGAGACTCATCATTTCCAGAGAACTCATTGAGAGGGCCAAACGGCAGTAA